The Sebastes fasciatus isolate fSebFas1 chromosome 4, fSebFas1.pri, whole genome shotgun sequence genome window below encodes:
- the LOC141767102 gene encoding E3 ubiquitin-protein ligase TRIM21-like: MSAASCLLTEDQFLCSICLDVFTDPVAIPCGHNFCKTCITEHWDINVLCQCPNCKKVFNTRPELQVNTFISKMAAQFRQSAQQKASSSSSEQQAAKPGEVPCDVCTGTKLKALKSCLVCLESYCETHLEPHLTRSALKRHQLIDPVENLEGRMCTKHDKLLELFCKTDQICVCMLCTISKHKTHDVVPLKEGYDGKKAELEAEIQQMIQKRRLKIQEMNHSVGLSKEDADREIADGVQVFTALKESVERSQADLIDTIKEKQTKTEKQAEGFIKELEQEISELEKRSTEVEQLLLSEDHLHVLQSFTSLNTALPTKDWTEVSVRPSSYEGTVVRAVNQLEETLSKQMKKLLEAELKRVQQSAVDVTLDPDTAQPELILSDDGKQVKHGDVRKNLPDNPERFDYCVNVLAKQSFSSGRFYYEVQVKGKTGWSLGVARESINRKGKIELNPQNGYWTIWLRNKSEYKALAGPSVCLSLKSQLEKVVVFVDYEEGLVSFYDVDAAALIYSFTGCSFTEKLYPYFGPCPNDGGKNSAPLIISPVHHTE, encoded by the coding sequence ATGTCTGCTGCCAGCTGTCTGCTGActgaagatcagtttctgtgctccatctgtctggatgtgttcactgatccagtcgccataccatgtggacacaacttctgtaAAACCTGCATCACTGAACACTGGGACATTAATGTCCTATGCCAGTGTCCCAACTGTAAAAAGGTTTTCAACACTAGACCTGAGCTGCAGGTCAATACTTTCATCTCTAAGATGGCTGctcagttcagacagtcagctcaacagaaagccagcagcagcagctcagagcaacaagctgccaaaccaggagaagttccctgtgacgtctgcactggaaccaaactgaaggccctgaagtcctgcctggtgtgtctggaatcctactgtgagactcacctggagcctcatctgacaAGGTCAGCtctgaaaagacatcagctgatagatcctgtggagaacctggaaggcaggatgtgtacgaagcacgataaactgctggagctgttctgtaagaccgACCAGATATGTGTCTGCATGCTTTGCACTATTTCAAAACACAAGACACATGATGttgttcctctgaaagaagGATATGATGGAAAAAAGGCCGAGCTGGAGGCTGAAAttcagcagatgatccagaagagacgactgaagattcaggagatGAACCATTCAGTGGGGCTCAGTaaggaagatgcagacagagagatagcagatggtgttcaggtcttcaccgctctgaaggagtctgttgagAGAAGCCAGGCTGATCTCATCGACacgatcaaagagaagcagacaaagacagagaaacaggctgaaggcttcatcaaagagctggaacaggaaatctctgagctgGAGAAGAGAAGCACTGAGGTGGAGCAGCTCTTACTTTCTGAAGACCACCTCCACGTCCTCCAAAGCTTCACGTCCCTGAACACTGCTCTACCCACCAAAGACTGGACAGAAGTCAGCGTCCGTCCATCTTCATATGAGGGGACTGTGGTGAGAGCTGTGAATCAGCTGGAGGAGACGCTCAGTAAACAGATGAAGAAGCTGCTTGAGGCCGAGCTGAAGAGGGTCCAGCAGTCTGCAGTGGATGTGACACTTGATCCTGATACAGCACAGCCtgaactcatcctgtctgatgatggaAAACAAGTTAAACATGGTGATGTAAGgaagaatctcccagacaacccaGAGAGATTTGATTATTGTGTTAATGTCTTAGCAAAGCAGAGTTTCTCATCAGGAAGGTTTTACTACGAGGTTCAGGTTAAAGGGAAGACTGGGTGGTCTttaggagtggccagagagtcgatcaacaggaagggaaAAATCGAACTGAATCCTCAGAATGGTTACTGGACGATATGGTTGAGGAATAAAAGTGAGTACAAAGCTCTTGCTGGCccttcagtctgtctctctctgaagtctcagcTTGAGAAGGTGGtggtgtttgtggattatgaggagggtctggtctccttttatgatgttgatgctgcagctcttatctactcctttactggctgctccttcactgagaaactctaccCATACTTTGGTCCTTGTCCTAATGATGGTggtaaaaactctgcccctctgatcatctctcctgtcCATCACACTGAGTAG